Proteins co-encoded in one Arachis hypogaea cultivar Tifrunner chromosome 13, arahy.Tifrunner.gnm2.J5K5, whole genome shotgun sequence genomic window:
- the LOC112735137 gene encoding uncharacterized protein — protein MPAAVRHQFHESIEELRSKKRKTQEQYAESYNACDDVEREFDEIERNEMQQQQKSRVPTPNSRKGKQVKGLQSYFPPATTPEAQPTIKSVLQSKEIVEKCDIAIAKWMVDASVPFNAVNSAYYQPMIDAIASMGAGYKGPSYPRVRGYLLSKLVEDVRKMINGYREIWKQTGCTIMADGWTDRCRRTLINFLVYCPKGTVFLKSVDASNISKTAENLFKLFRDVVLFVGPENVVHIVTDNAANYVAAGRLLEAEFPKLYWSPCAAHCVNLMFQDIGKLQEVSQTVSQASLITKYIYNHCYPLFLMRKFTGGREILRPAPTRFATNFIALQSILAQKDPLRAMVTSREFTSSAYSKEAKAKKFVDQVLDSKFWSQCTDIVKLTEPLVRVLRIVDSEDRPAMGFLYQAIYKAREEMVKRFQKRKKVVDPYLKILDTRWDAQLKKNLHAAGYWLNPAFRFNAGEFEKHKKIISGLLDVIEKYAYDDPVLNSKLTSEKRIFKNAEKDFGRPSAIRERTTVMPDQWWESYGCGAPNLQKLAIRVLSQTCSSSGCERNWSIFEHIHSKKRNRLEHQKLNDLVYVHYNLRLQQRNQMRNQVYDPICLDAFEDHSEWILEDSPPFLTPEEIDALRNDLANMSLQSPLDDLDQLDLEDDRDEDGANNSVENANQNETNQDVAPHLSDEEQLADFEITPWI, from the exons ATGCCAGCTGCAGTGAGACACCAATTCCATGAAAGTATTGAAGAGCTtcgaagcaagaaaagaaaaactcaagaacaataTGCCGAAAGTTATAATGCTTGTGATGATGTTGAAAGAGAATTTGACGAGATCGAACGTAATGAgatgcaacaacaacaaaaatccaGGGTTCCAACACCtaactctagaaaaggaaaacaagTCAAAGGTTTACAATCCTATTTTCCACCGGCAACAACACCCGAAGCTCAACCAACTATCAAAAGCGTTCTTCAAAGCAAAGAAATTGTGGAGAAGTGTGATATTGCTATTGCGAAATGGATGGTGGATGCCTCTGTTCCATTTAATGCGGTTAATTCAGCTTACTATCAGCCAATGATTGATGCTATTGCAAGCATGGGTGCAGGGTATAAAGGGCCAAGTTATCCAAGAGTCCGTGGGTATTTGTTGAGTAAATTAGTTGAGGATGTGAGGAAAATGATTAATGGTTATCGTGAGATTTGGAAGCAAACTGGATGTACTATTATGGCCGATGGATGGACTGATCGTTGTAGGCGtactttgattaattttttagtttattgtCCTAAAGGAACTGTTTTTCTAAAGTCGGTTGATGCTTCTAATATCTCAAAAACTGCTGAAAATTTGTTTAAGTTGTTTAGGGATGTTGTATTGTTTGTTGGTCCTGAGAATGTTGTGCATATTGTAACGGACAATGCTGCAAACTATGTTGCTGCGGGAAGGTTGTTGGAGGCTGAGTTTCCTAAATTATATTGGTCCCCTTGTGCAGCTCATTGTGTTAATCTGATGTTTCAAGATATTGGGAAGTTGCAAGAAGTGAGTCAAACTGTGTCACAAGCTTCACTGATCACTAAGTATATCTATAATCATTGCTATCCACTGTTCTTGATGAGAAAGTTTACAGGTGGGCGGGAAATACTTCGTCCAGCTCCAACTCGGTTTGCTACTAATTTCATTGCTTTGCAAAGTATTTTAGCTCAAAAGGATCCTTTGAGAGCTATGGTTACTTCTAGAGAATTTACAAGCTCGGCTTACTCCAAAGAAGCCAAAGCTAAGAAATTCGTGGATCAAGTCTTGGATTCTAAATTTTGGAGTCAATGCACTGATATTGTTAAGCTTACTGAGCCACTTGTTCGTGTTTTACGTATTGTGGATAGTGAAGACAGACCTGCCATGGGTTTTCTTTATCAAGCTATTTATAAGGCTAGAGAAGAAATGGTGAAGAGGtttcagaaaagaaagaaggttGTTGATCCTTATTTGAAGATTTTGGATACCCGTTGGGATGCACAACTTAAGAAAAATCTTCATGCCGCTGGTTATTGGTTAAATCCAGCTTTTCGATTTAATGCTGGAGAATttgaaaagcacaaaaaaattatttctggCTTGTTGGATGTCATTGAGAAATATGCTTATGATGATCCTGTACTAAATTCTAAGCTGACAAGTGAGAAGAGGATCTTTAAGAATGCTGAGAAAGATTTTGGAAGACCCTCTGCAATACGTGAACGAACCACTGTTATGCCAG atCAATGGTGGGAATCTTATGGTTGTGGAGCCCCAAATTTGCAAAAGTTGGCTATTCGTGTTTTAAGCCAGACTTGTAGCTCTTCAGGTTGTGAGCGTAACTGGAGTATTTTTGAACACATTCACTCAAAGAAGAGGAATCGGTTAGAGCATCAAAAACTTAATGATCTTGTTTATGTTCATTACAACTTAAGGTTACAACAAAG GAACCAAATGAGAAACCAAGTTTATGATCCAATTTGTCTTGATGCATTTGAGGATCATTCGGAATGGATACTGGAAGATTCACCACCATTTTTAACTCCTGAAGAAATTGATGCTTTACGAAATGATCTTGCAAATATGTCTCTTCAATCACCTTTAGATGATTTAG ATCAATTGGATTTGGAAGATGATCGGGATGAAGATGGAGCTAATAATTCTGTGGAAAATGCAAATCAAAATGAAACCAATCAGGATGTAGCTCCACATTTGTCAGATGAAGAGCAACTTGCCGACTTTGAAATCACTCCTtggatttag